In Fibrobacter succinogenes, a single window of DNA contains:
- the rseP gene encoding RIP metalloprotease RseP has translation MISSILNNLLMFVLGLLALSFLVTIHELGHFIVAKWNKVRVNTFSVGFGKKLFRFKKGETEYCISAIPFGGYVAMAGENPDSIEGQQPSQDDFLGKSVGARAAIAFAGPFVNIVFAFILLIFLYMVGVQEPDNKSLIIGFVAKNSSAEMAGIRPGDTITAINGKETQGWDDFREQIGVSLGADVMLEVHRGGEPLAIKVVPQELVIPAMDSISDPIKMGIGDIGIYPRNRVIVRLPPKEGSAAQKAGIMRGDTIFEINGEHISRYEDVVRLIDGSKGAEVSVTLMRSGEKVNVKMTPAYSEEFKRYIVGIQMGYVMFSETHLVRRGPIEAFEKTCATSWKMTTSIFRYFKRLFQGQVKVDAFSGPVSIVAVMGNVWMSGFQDFLMLLALISINLGVMNLLPLAITDGGLLMFLGIEKIRGKPLSLKTQSIIQNVAAAFFISFFVFITILDFGKISLFLK, from the coding sequence ATGATATCTAGTATTTTGAACAATTTGTTGATGTTTGTCTTGGGGCTGTTGGCCCTGAGCTTCCTTGTGACCATCCATGAACTGGGGCATTTTATTGTCGCCAAGTGGAACAAGGTCAGGGTGAATACCTTCTCGGTGGGATTTGGCAAAAAGCTTTTCCGCTTCAAAAAAGGCGAAACCGAATACTGCATCTCGGCAATTCCCTTTGGTGGTTATGTGGCGATGGCGGGTGAAAATCCCGATAGCATTGAAGGGCAACAACCCTCGCAAGATGATTTCTTGGGGAAGTCCGTGGGGGCGCGCGCCGCAATTGCATTTGCTGGCCCCTTCGTCAATATCGTCTTTGCTTTTATCCTCTTGATTTTCCTCTACATGGTCGGCGTTCAGGAACCCGACAACAAGAGCCTCATCATTGGCTTTGTAGCAAAAAATTCTTCTGCTGAAATGGCGGGCATCCGGCCGGGTGATACGATTACTGCAATCAATGGCAAGGAAACGCAAGGGTGGGATGATTTTCGCGAACAAATTGGCGTGAGCCTCGGTGCCGATGTCATGCTCGAAGTGCATCGCGGTGGTGAACCGCTTGCCATCAAGGTCGTTCCGCAAGAACTCGTAATCCCCGCTATGGACTCGATATCCGATCCCATCAAGATGGGCATTGGCGATATCGGCATTTATCCGCGCAATCGCGTTATCGTGCGCCTGCCACCCAAGGAAGGCTCTGCTGCTCAAAAGGCGGGCATCATGCGCGGCGATACTATTTTCGAAATCAATGGCGAACACATTTCGCGTTACGAAGACGTTGTCCGCTTGATCGATGGCTCCAAAGGAGCCGAAGTCAGCGTGACGCTCATGCGCAGTGGCGAAAAGGTTAACGTGAAAATGACTCCAGCCTACAGCGAAGAATTCAAACGCTACATCGTCGGAATCCAGATGGGGTATGTGATGTTCAGCGAAACGCATCTTGTGCGCCGCGGCCCGATTGAAGCTTTCGAAAAAACTTGCGCCACAAGCTGGAAAATGACCACGAGCATATTCCGTTACTTCAAGCGTTTGTTCCAAGGACAAGTTAAAGTCGATGCTTTCTCTGGCCCGGTATCCATTGTCGCCGTGATGGGTAACGTATGGATGAGCGGCTTTCAGGATTTCTTGATGCTCCTTGCGCTCATCAGCATTAACTTGGGCGTAATGAACCTGCTCCCGCTTGCAATTACGGATGGCGGCCTGCTGATGTTCCTCGGAATTGAAAAAATACGCGGGAAACCGTTGAGCCTTAAAACTCAATCTATTATTCAAAATGTCGCCGCCGCTTTCTTCATCAGCTTCTTCGTGTTCATCACGATACTGGACTTCGGCAAAATTTCGCTCTTCTTGAAATAA
- a CDS encoding PDZ domain-containing protein has translation MNKLNKVVFTTIISACAAMANESFGGIGISFQQENDGVKILDIIPNTPAADSKLQISDKIIAVDGISLKGKSVEDTKQMLRGPKNKPIEVTYVSNGETYSTILSRVQITVKSLDQKDIENWYGDKKELNSSEIETYATATEGDKKLLAVLQKGAVLQDKEATSAANLDGIYAEKSKATPVKRTAAKPISNNIAALKSFDRKSIAFDLKEAGKTTVTITNVDGKQIAQFSLKDAKAGYNTISWNGEKVPNGSYTVSIDHNSSTSGTVVTLK, from the coding sequence ATGAATAAACTCAATAAAGTCGTTTTCACCACAATCATTTCAGCATGCGCTGCAATGGCAAACGAAAGCTTCGGGGGAATCGGTATTTCTTTCCAGCAAGAAAACGATGGTGTCAAGATTCTTGACATCATCCCCAACACCCCCGCTGCCGATAGCAAGCTTCAAATCAGCGACAAGATTATTGCGGTTGACGGCATTTCGCTTAAGGGGAAATCCGTTGAAGACACAAAGCAAATGCTTCGCGGTCCCAAAAACAAGCCCATAGAAGTGACATACGTGAGCAACGGAGAAACATACTCGACCATTCTTTCTCGCGTTCAAATCACGGTCAAATCTCTCGACCAGAAGGATATCGAAAACTGGTACGGCGACAAGAAAGAGCTCAATTCTAGCGAAATTGAAACATACGCAACAGCTACTGAAGGCGATAAGAAACTTCTAGCCGTTCTTCAAAAAGGCGCCGTACTCCAAGATAAGGAAGCAACATCTGCTGCCAACTTGGACGGCATTTACGCAGAAAAATCGAAAGCAACTCCGGTAAAAAGAACCGCCGCGAAACCAATTTCAAATAACATTGCTGCATTAAAGAGCTTCGACCGCAAAAGCATTGCGTTCGATTTGAAGGAAGCCGGCAAGACAACAGTCACCATCACCAACGTTGACGGCAAGCAAATCGCCCAATTCAGCTTAAAAGACGCAAAGGCGGGCTACAACACCATTTCATGGAACGGCGAAAAAGTTCCTAACGGAAGCTACACAGTGTCTATTGACCACAATAGCAGCACAAGCGGAACAGTCGTAACTCTGAAATAA
- a CDS encoding cupin domain-containing protein, with product MELIKNYDIRVLCNPGVESAQLLTPDNSRSGKVSVTKVSVMPGAEQPRHKHYTSEQVWVAINGHGVLLLADDKEVPFEAGDVVRFSEKEIHGLKNLGSEIFEYISISTPPMNFAYAYMHER from the coding sequence ATGGAACTAATCAAAAATTACGATATTAGAGTTTTGTGCAATCCCGGTGTGGAATCAGCACAGTTGCTTACACCCGACAATAGCAGGTCAGGAAAGGTTTCGGTCACGAAGGTTTCTGTAATGCCGGGAGCGGAGCAGCCGCGTCACAAGCACTATACATCGGAACAGGTCTGGGTCGCCATCAACGGGCATGGCGTTCTCTTGTTGGCTGACGACAAGGAAGTGCCGTTTGAGGCTGGCGATGTCGTCCGTTTTTCGGAAAAGGAAATTCACGGTCTCAAGAATCTGGGTTCCGAAATTTTCGAATATATTTCCATAAGTACGCCACCGATGAATTTCGCATACGCGTACATGCACGAGAGATAA
- a CDS encoding isoprenylcysteine carboxylmethyltransferase family protein produces the protein MFSAKSNVSTLLYRFRGNILGVIAIALALAPPSLLPDELYINNCIAGMLIALLLYIVSAFLRVQTRRYIGEHTRGKVHAADSLVTSGPYAHVRHPLYISNTGFALGIAFFHLGVSFWVVPFMFVVIVFEVALSQIEDMFLEQKFGDDWRAWASKTPAIFPRLGDAKHVLPQRTFWQAFFADSSTWLWLLFCNLLLVLRKVAYFYV, from the coding sequence ATGTTTAGTGCGAAAAGTAATGTTTCTACTTTATTGTATCGTTTTCGAGGGAATATTTTGGGGGTTATAGCCATTGCGCTTGCGCTTGCTCCGCCCAGTTTGTTGCCTGATGAATTGTATATAAATAATTGTATCGCAGGTATGTTAATTGCGCTCTTGCTTTACATCGTTAGTGCGTTTTTGCGTGTGCAAACGCGGCGATATATTGGCGAACATACTCGTGGAAAAGTTCATGCGGCAGATTCTTTGGTGACTAGCGGCCCTTACGCTCACGTGCGTCATCCGCTATATATATCTAATACCGGCTTTGCACTTGGAATTGCGTTTTTCCATTTGGGTGTTTCGTTTTGGGTTGTCCCGTTTATGTTTGTCGTGATTGTGTTTGAAGTGGCGCTTTCGCAAATCGAAGATATGTTTTTGGAACAGAAATTTGGCGATGATTGGCGCGCTTGGGCTTCGAAAACTCCGGCGATTTTTCCGCGTTTGGGTGATGCAAAACACGTTCTTCCGCAAAGAACCTTTTGGCAAGCTTTTTTTGCAGATTCTTCTACGTGGTTGTGGCTATTGTTTTGTAATTTATTATTGGTATTGAGAAAGGTGGCTTATTTCTATGTTTAA
- a CDS encoding VWA domain-containing protein, translating into MKKITCVVAFSAAFLFAGKSPFSMVRTVAWDANGQPSEEAVDLTVCLEQTPVQGSSSPAKSRERYENIIKYWADGLYEMSNGGNYLGNIRIFTGTTNPKGCDVQWRILNEWPRARVAGFNSPSGNLIVSDAWVSGDPTYEFRTNDAMQQFHFGMTLTHESMHYLYGLSDEYGTVSFIPDPSDFYNNVSVSADPSTDRIRINVFSDGSYESSSLDALHNGQQIYFVPNGGSIPSGTWTAPTSSVWLANGYMTIDELEWAQDGSPSVSFTLKNPSGNKVNITSAGSGNWGVSLPRAAGATAHTIQNTQWPLGYFKFGACGSGAAIPWQWANLSTKFNFNSNSMQGVTYKNANSKSFSGWETVVSNPVNDVIYKSWGGWNRFWFKSLINRAPKANDRYVTKSHYLNYNDNTGTWDASHATWYEAGYCNTKNVELPYMKVELAGKTEAQYIKETRKHLNIMWMDGVKTEIIVVLDHSGSMNSNKKMEQAQLASKYVATGFLGSGSGYSASNVSVGVFAFNQNVSEVYHLKSNPNKNDIYSAITGVSAGGTTAMFDAIGTALNAFTSNQSSLKMLYVISDGLDNASSKMNSQKVIELSKSKNVAIHTFAYGSDADKNVLALMAAETGGTFYDQQANLVLNANAATASVLANSVGVEQIAAAVLSNSATSSNIYVPRKVGRVRIYGSYTGSVQSNPIAVKSSNGTNLTFSKETFTLNNVNYFIAEVDSTTLQQNSTSMIKIKNNMSSQNVDFRMLAFEKRATYGMSIGMKPEAPYKWPEQASFTASVAGKDGILAGVTATGKLTAPNGTTSQFNLYDDGTHGDALAGDGVYFGYLPNIMSNGSYQWEVSISNKQKKAYTVKRGTSLPDSIAFVKKTDTNPFEVIRNGQFVVSDCCTENDVTTIQPEVSVSGFLQQGTDEDKFKIVGTKSSKSYSLVLQSANLSSIEKVEVFDQRDMNTPLYSANVIANTKDRNIFSLSSTLAAPGNIIVVSGTHSAGASYNLLLLEAEGASFEIGRFENIADWHSDNSTIALDGNIKSEGSYSLSTVSGWKIIESRSISTTDLKVIGDKMSLNLYVPASSQNQYWLGTVELWVNVPSANKRIQLGSNATIQSSFNAWTTYEFTVPQQALALLSELHADVRFQIVLNSADSIWVDDLHFSGNLIENDVETIDLQCPGQPGCSSSNPIRLSVDGSVVVSATGTVWIEVVDFPQNWTPASLKISLYALDGAPLSGKLVYSNTTYQLTDWDFSKTFNYASGSRYVFKLTNLEGRPFRMNAWVSGQSMNLAFNGNYDVVF; encoded by the coding sequence ATGAAAAAAATAACCTGCGTGGTTGCTTTTTCTGCTGCGTTTTTGTTTGCAGGGAAGAGCCCGTTTAGTATGGTTCGTACGGTGGCATGGGATGCAAATGGCCAACCGTCTGAAGAAGCTGTTGACTTGACAGTTTGTCTTGAACAAACTCCTGTTCAGGGAAGCTCTAGCCCGGCTAAATCTAGAGAACGCTATGAAAATATTATCAAGTATTGGGCTGACGGCTTGTATGAAATGTCCAATGGCGGTAACTATTTGGGCAATATCAGAATCTTTACGGGAACCACGAATCCTAAGGGCTGTGACGTTCAGTGGCGTATTTTGAACGAATGGCCTCGCGCTAGAGTTGCCGGGTTTAACTCTCCGTCTGGAAACTTGATTGTATCGGATGCATGGGTTTCGGGTGACCCGACTTATGAATTCCGTACAAATGATGCTATGCAGCAGTTCCACTTTGGTATGACGCTTACTCATGAATCGATGCATTATCTATATGGGCTGAGCGACGAATATGGGACTGTGTCTTTTATTCCGGATCCATCGGACTTCTATAATAACGTATCCGTTTCTGCAGATCCGTCAACGGATAGAATCCGAATTAATGTATTCTCGGATGGATCTTATGAATCAAGCTCGTTGGACGCACTCCATAACGGACAGCAAATCTATTTTGTCCCGAATGGTGGCTCGATTCCGTCCGGAACATGGACGGCTCCGACAAGTTCTGTATGGCTTGCTAATGGCTATATGACCATTGATGAACTTGAATGGGCGCAGGATGGCTCTCCTTCTGTATCGTTCACCTTGAAAAATCCTAGTGGAAACAAGGTGAATATTACAAGTGCCGGTAGCGGAAATTGGGGAGTTTCTTTGCCTAGAGCTGCTGGTGCTACGGCACATACGATTCAAAATACGCAATGGCCTTTGGGCTATTTCAAGTTTGGTGCATGCGGAAGTGGCGCTGCAATTCCGTGGCAGTGGGCCAACTTGAGCACTAAATTTAATTTCAATTCTAATTCGATGCAGGGTGTAACGTATAAAAATGCAAATAGCAAATCGTTCTCTGGATGGGAAACGGTTGTGTCTAATCCTGTCAACGATGTGATTTACAAGTCTTGGGGCGGATGGAACCGTTTCTGGTTCAAGTCTCTTATCAATAGAGCTCCGAAGGCTAATGACCGTTACGTGACCAAATCGCACTATCTCAATTATAATGATAATACGGGAACATGGGATGCAAGCCATGCTACATGGTACGAAGCTGGTTATTGCAATACAAAAAATGTTGAATTGCCTTATATGAAGGTTGAACTTGCCGGTAAAACGGAAGCTCAATATATTAAGGAAACTCGTAAGCATTTGAATATCATGTGGATGGATGGCGTGAAGACCGAAATTATCGTGGTCTTGGATCATTCAGGAAGTATGAATTCGAATAAGAAAATGGAACAGGCTCAACTTGCTTCTAAGTATGTAGCGACCGGATTCTTGGGATCTGGATCTGGCTATAGTGCAAGTAACGTAAGTGTTGGCGTTTTTGCGTTTAACCAAAATGTTTCTGAAGTGTATCACCTTAAGAGTAATCCGAATAAGAATGACATTTACAGTGCTATCACGGGTGTGTCTGCTGGCGGTACTACTGCTATGTTCGATGCTATTGGTACGGCTTTGAACGCCTTTACAAGCAATCAGTCTAGCTTGAAGATGTTGTATGTTATTTCTGATGGCTTGGATAATGCAAGCTCGAAGATGAATAGTCAGAAAGTTATTGAATTGTCCAAGTCAAAGAATGTGGCGATACATACATTCGCGTATGGATCCGATGCCGATAAAAATGTGTTGGCTCTTATGGCCGCTGAAACAGGTGGCACCTTCTACGACCAGCAAGCAAATCTGGTGTTGAATGCTAATGCAGCAACGGCTTCTGTGCTTGCTAACTCCGTGGGTGTTGAACAGATTGCAGCTGCTGTCTTGAGTAACTCTGCAACGTCTTCAAATATTTATGTTCCGAGAAAAGTGGGCAGAGTGCGTATTTACGGTTCCTATACGGGCTCCGTGCAATCGAACCCGATTGCCGTGAAGTCTAGCAATGGTACGAACCTTACGTTTAGCAAGGAAACATTTACTTTGAATAATGTGAATTACTTTATTGCAGAAGTGGATTCGACTACCTTGCAACAGAATTCTACGTCGATGATTAAAATCAAAAATAATATGTCGTCGCAGAACGTTGACTTTAGAATGTTGGCATTTGAAAAACGCGCTACTTATGGCATGAGCATTGGCATGAAGCCGGAAGCTCCTTACAAGTGGCCGGAACAGGCTAGCTTTACGGCATCGGTTGCTGGAAAGGATGGTATCCTTGCTGGTGTTACTGCCACGGGTAAGTTGACCGCTCCTAATGGCACTACTTCGCAGTTTAATCTTTATGACGATGGTACGCATGGCGATGCCCTGGCTGGTGACGGTGTTTACTTTGGCTATTTGCCGAATATCATGTCTAATGGTTCATACCAGTGGGAAGTCTCCATTTCGAATAAGCAGAAAAAAGCTTACACGGTGAAGAGGGGTACTAGTCTTCCGGATTCCATCGCCTTCGTGAAGAAGACGGATACGAACCCGTTTGAAGTGATTCGCAATGGTCAGTTTGTTGTGAGCGATTGCTGCACGGAAAATGACGTAACTACGATTCAACCGGAAGTTTCTGTTTCTGGCTTCTTGCAGCAGGGTACTGATGAAGATAAGTTTAAGATTGTGGGCACCAAGTCTTCTAAGAGCTATTCTTTGGTCTTGCAATCGGCAAATCTTTCTTCGATTGAAAAGGTTGAAGTATTTGATCAGCGTGATATGAATACACCGTTGTATTCTGCAAATGTTATTGCAAATACAAAAGATAGGAATATATTCTCTTTGAGCTCTACGTTGGCTGCTCCTGGAAATATTATTGTTGTCAGTGGAACGCATTCTGCCGGCGCAAGCTATAACTTGCTTTTGCTTGAAGCTGAAGGTGCTTCGTTTGAAATTGGCCGTTTCGAAAATATTGCCGATTGGCATTCTGACAACTCTACTATCGCACTTGATGGAAATATTAAGAGCGAAGGCTCGTATAGCCTCTCGACAGTTTCTGGATGGAAGATTATCGAAAGCCGTAGCATTTCGACCACTGACTTAAAGGTTATCGGTGACAAGATGAGCTTGAACCTCTATGTTCCTGCTTCTTCTCAAAACCAGTATTGGTTGGGCACGGTTGAATTGTGGGTCAATGTTCCGTCTGCAAACAAGAGAATTCAGTTAGGCTCGAATGCCACGATTCAGTCCTCGTTTAACGCATGGACGACGTATGAGTTTACAGTTCCGCAGCAGGCTTTGGCTTTGCTCTCTGAACTGCATGCTGATGTTCGTTTCCAGATTGTGCTGAACTCCGCAGATTCCATTTGGGTCGATGATTTGCACTTCTCGGGTAACTTGATTGAAAACGATGTGGAAACAATTGATTTGCAGTGCCCAGGACAGCCGGGTTGCTCTTCTTCGAATCCGATTCGTTTGTCTGTCGATGGCTCCGTTGTTGTCTCTGCGACGGGTACCGTGTGGATTGAAGTTGTCGATTTCCCGCAGAATTGGACTCCGGCATCTTTGAAGATCAGCCTCTATGCTTTGGATGGCGCTCCGCTGTCGGGCAAGCTCGTGTATTCCAACACGACTTATCAGTTGACGGATTGGGATTTCTCGAAAACGTTTAATTACGCATCGGGGAGCCGCTATGTGTTCAAGTTGACGAACCTTGAAGGACGCCCGTTCCGCATGAATGCTTGGGTGTCCGGACAGTCGATGAACTTGGCATTTAACGGTAACTATGACGTTGTGTTTTAA
- a CDS encoding ATP-binding cassette domain-containing protein, producing the protein MKKRLKKILWRGIFRFLPVALLASAADAALLWGIRSFMEILQGEAVFSLVQWLGLMVILSVLRFAFFVWKMNVSEKWLFGVGAYVMAWFLHTLRALSPRVFHTPEGEAKVEAAYESTLVLQTNGGVFFQAVQAVLQLLVFLPVLFYISWPLTLFLFVVVVPLVSWMQRCLHKMGPAEESILNERSAFRSSLYLARKIFRRWSSRFERKEVSDDLMAQVRDLRDDGLDVSLRKGVLSLVAESVSVLAMVFVLAFCALLISKGWMDGTGLVLFCSAVLLCYKPVKECARVMPQARSAMSALSVLEKFEALPSKKTDSGSVEHVCVPAAESLEIVHGDFSYEGAFETLFSNFSLCWNMKKPVLVRGRNGVGKSTLLRLLAGLEDWDHGKIICSLPFKNSVFFVAQDLELPPLHLLKKLLAQTNSAAVVEFARAARADKIMTKEGMSGGERARVALAWALASDSSMVLLDEPFASVALVDREPLLTAFLDTAELLHKWVVLVSHDVLSRELEQRFDVVEMDHV; encoded by the coding sequence TTGAAAAAAAGGTTAAAAAAGATACTTTGGCGCGGCATTTTCCGCTTTTTGCCGGTGGCGCTTTTGGCGAGTGCTGCGGATGCCGCTTTGCTTTGGGGTATCCGTTCGTTCATGGAGATCCTTCAGGGCGAGGCCGTTTTTTCGCTTGTGCAATGGCTGGGGTTGATGGTTATCCTTTCGGTGCTCCGCTTTGCGTTTTTCGTCTGGAAAATGAACGTTTCTGAAAAGTGGCTTTTCGGCGTGGGCGCTTACGTGATGGCGTGGTTCTTGCATACGTTGCGGGCTCTTTCTCCGCGCGTTTTCCACACGCCGGAGGGTGAGGCTAAAGTCGAGGCCGCGTATGAATCGACGCTTGTTTTGCAAACGAATGGTGGCGTGTTTTTCCAAGCGGTTCAGGCCGTTCTCCAGTTACTCGTGTTTTTGCCTGTTCTCTTCTATATATCATGGCCCTTAACGTTGTTCCTTTTTGTCGTTGTTGTTCCGCTGGTGAGCTGGATGCAGCGCTGCTTGCATAAGATGGGGCCTGCCGAAGAAAGTATTTTGAATGAACGTTCCGCTTTTCGCAGTTCGCTTTATCTTGCGCGTAAAATTTTCCGCCGTTGGAGTTCCCGCTTTGAACGTAAGGAAGTTTCAGATGATTTAATGGCTCAGGTGCGTGACCTTAGAGACGATGGTCTTGATGTGTCGCTCCGCAAAGGTGTGCTTTCGTTGGTGGCGGAATCGGTGTCGGTCTTGGCGATGGTTTTTGTGCTTGCGTTCTGTGCTCTTTTGATTTCGAAAGGCTGGATGGATGGAACCGGGCTTGTGCTGTTTTGTTCGGCGGTTCTTCTTTGTTACAAACCTGTAAAAGAATGTGCCCGCGTGATGCCGCAGGCGCGTTCGGCGATGAGTGCGCTTAGCGTTTTGGAAAAATTCGAAGCGCTTCCTTCGAAAAAAACGGATTCGGGTTCGGTGGAACATGTTTGCGTTCCGGCTGCGGAAAGCTTGGAAATTGTGCATGGCGATTTCTCGTACGAAGGTGCCTTTGAAACGCTTTTCAGCAATTTTTCGCTCTGCTGGAATATGAAAAAGCCGGTGCTTGTCCGCGGTCGGAATGGCGTAGGCAAATCGACGCTGTTGCGTTTGCTGGCTGGACTTGAAGATTGGGATCATGGTAAAATTATCTGTAGTTTGCCGTTCAAAAACAGCGTATTTTTTGTGGCGCAGGATTTAGAATTGCCTCCGCTTCACTTGTTGAAAAAGCTTCTTGCACAGACGAATTCTGCTGCTGTTGTTGAATTTGCGCGAGCTGCTCGTGCAGATAAAATTATGACCAAAGAGGGAATGTCGGGCGGGGAACGCGCGCGTGTTGCGTTGGCGTGGGCGCTCGCTTCTGATAGCTCGATGGTTTTGCTTGATGAACCTTTTGCATCTGTTGCTCTTGTCGATCGAGAACCGCTGTTGACGGCGTTCCTGGATACGGCCGAGCTTTTGCATAAATGGGTTGTTCTCGTGAGTCACGATGTTTTATCTCGTGAATTGGAACAACGTTTTGATGTTGTGGAGATGGATCATGTTTAG